The genomic segment GCGGCGGTACCCCTCGAGGTCGTCCCCGTAGGTCTCCGAGCCCCGGCCCCAGCGCAGCGCGTTGATGACCGCGCGCTCGCCGTTCCAGCACGAGACGCGCCCGTACGTCAGCAGCGGCGCGCAGAGCTCGTCCGTGCGGTCGGGCGAGGCGAGGGTGACCGTGAGGTCGGCCGCGCCGCGGTCGGCGACCTGCACGAACCGCACGCCGAGCACCCCCTGCCAGCCGCGCTCGTCGACGAGGATCTCGTGCACCGCACGGGCGAAGCGGGCGCCGTCGAAGGGCAGCCCGCGCTCCACCTCGACCGCGTACCGGACGGTGTCGCCGTCCTCGACCGTCGCCGGCAGGTCGAGCCCGTACGTCCCCAGCGACCCGCCGGCGGACCGCGGCACCTCGACGGGCCGGTCCTGCGTCCACGGGGTCGGCGCCGGGCGCGGCGCCCGGGCCGCCGGGGTCGTCCGCGCCGTCGGCGGGGGCGCGGTGGCGGTGGGTCCGGCCGCGGGCGAGGTGCCGCTGGTCCCGACGAGGGCGGCGGGCGCGTCCTCGTCGCCGCCCGCGGCGCGCACCCCCGCGGTCACGACGAGCCCGGCCGCGACGAGCCCGGCCAGCACGCCGAGCCGCCGGCGCCGGTACACCGCGGCCGAGGGCCGTCCCGGCCGGCGCCGCCCGGGGGCTCCGGGTGCGGAGGGCGCGGGGCGGGGCGTCGGGCGGGGCGTCGGGCGGGGCGTCGGGTCGGCGGGGTCCGGCACGGGGCCAGGCTAGGCGGGCGGCGCCGCGGGGTCCGGCAGCGGCGCGTCGAGCGCGAGGTCCACCACGACCGGGGCGTGGTCCGAGGGCCCCTTGCCCTTGCGGGCCTCCCGGTCGACGTACGCGTCGCGCACCGCGGCGGTGAAGGCGCCGTCGCCGTAGACGAGGTCGATGCGCATCCCGAGGTCCTTGTGGAACATGCCGGCCCGGTAGTCCCAGTAGGTGAAGGGGTGCGGCCCCTTGCCGGGGCGCGGGACGACGTCGCCGAGGCCCAGGGCGCGCAGCCGGCCCAGCGCCTCGCGCTCGGGCGGGGTGACGTGGGTGGACTGCGCGAACGCGGCCGCGTCCCAGACGTCGGCGTCCGTCGGCGCGACGTTGAAGTCGCCGAGGACCGCGAGCGGGCGCGGGCCGAGCTCGGCCGCGAGGGTGGCGCGCAGCGCCTCGAGCCAGGCGAGCTTGTACGCGTAGTGCGGGTGCCCCGGCTCGCGCCCGTTCGGCACGTAGACGGACCACAGCCGCACCCCGCCGCAGGTCGCGCCCACCGCCCGCGCCTCGGGGTCGGGGAAGCCGGGCTCGTCGTCGAGGCCGCGCCGCACGTCCTCGAGCCCCACCCGGCTCAGCAGGGCGACGCCGTTCCAGCGCGACGTGCCGTGCGCCGCCGTGGCGTAGCCGAGCTCGGCGACCTGCTCGGCCGGGAACGCGTCGGCCGCGCACTTGGTCTCCTGCAGGCAGACCACGTCGGGCGCGGCCTCCTGCAGCCAGCCGAGCAGGCGGGGCAGGCGGGCGCCGACGCTGTTGACGTTCCAGGTCGCGACGCGCACCCGCTCAGGTCTCCTTCCGGGTCGCCTTCGGCGCCGAGCGCACGGCCCGGGCCAGCTCGTCGAGGACGCGCCGCGGGCGCAGGACGGGGCTCGTCGTGCCCGCGCCGGCGCCCATCGCGGCGACCGCCTCCGCGAGCGCGCTGCGCGCGTCGGTGGCGGGCTCCCAGCCGAGCACCTCCCGGGCGCGGGCGGCCTCGAGCAGCGGCACGGCGAAGGCGAGGTCGATCCAGCCGGGGTCGAGGGGCTGCAGCCGGGCCTGCCAGGCGGCGGCCGCGGCGGCGCGCACCACCGGGTACGGCACGTGCACGGCACGGGCCCCCAGCACCTCGGCGATGAGGTCGCGGGTCACCGGCGGGTCGGCGACGAGGTTGAAGGCGCCCTCCGCCCGGCGCTCGAGCACCCGCACGAGCGCGTCGGCGACGTCGTCGGTGTGCACCGCCTGGAAGACCAGCGAGCGGTCCAGCGGCAGCACCGGCACGTGCCGCACGACGGACGACGGGACCCAGGCCGGCAGGCCGTACCGGAGCAGCGCCGAGCCCGCGGCGCCCTGCAGGACGATCCCGGGGCGCATCCGCGCGATGCGCAGCCGCTCGTCGTCGGGCCGGTCCGCCTCGTCGCGCTCGACCTCGTCGAGCAGGCGCTCCACGGCGACCTTGTGCCGGCTGTACGCCAGCGAGGAGACCCCGCCGGTCGGCCACGCCTCGTCGACGCGGCGGTCGTCCGGGCCGGGGGAGTACGCCCCGAGCGAGGACAGGTGCACCAGGTGCGGCACGCCCGCGCGGCGCACGGCCTGCACGACCGCCCGGCTGCCGCCGACGCCGACCCGCTCGAGGTACGCGGTGTCGTGCGAGGGCTGGAAGAGCCACGCCAGGTGGACGACGGCGTCGGCCCCCTCGACGACCTCCCGCAGCCGCGACGCCGCCGAGGCGTCGCCGAGGTCCAGGGCGTGCCAGGTCGCCCCCTCGTACGGCTCCCCGCCCCGCGGCGGCCGCCGGGCGACCCCCACGACGTCGTGCCCGTCGACCAGCCGGCGCAGCAGCGCCGTGCCGAGGTTCCCGCTCGCGCCCGTGACGACGACCCGCACCCGGCTCCTCCTCGCTCCGCTCCCGCGGCTGCCGCACCCGTCCGACCTGTCCCGACCGGCCGCCCCCTACCCCGCGCGGCGGCGCGGGGAACCGGCCCGCGAGCAACTCCAGCGAGCACGGCGCTTGCACGAGCTAGCACGGTGGGGCACCCTGGGGGCATGGCGAGGATCGACGTCGGGTCGCTGGGCTCCCTGCAGGGCAGCGTCGGGGACTACATCCGCGAGCAGCGGCGCAGTGCCCAGTGGTCGCTGCGCCAGCTCGCCGACGCCGCGGGGGTGTCCAACCCCTACCTGAGCCAGATCGAGCGGGGGCTGCGCAAGCCGAGCGCCGAGATCCTCCAGCAGATCGCGAAGGCGCTGCGGATCTCGGCGGAGACGCTCTACGTCCGCGCGGGCTTCCTCGAGGAGCGCGAGGGAGGGCACGAGGTCGTCACGGCGATCCTCGCCGACCCCGTCCTCACCCAGCGCCAGAAGCGCGTCCTGCTCGACATCCACGCCTCGTTCCGCCGCGAGGCGCTGAGCGAGGCCGCCGGGGCCGTCGACGAGCCCACCGCCGACCCCGAGGACCCCGCCGCCGACCCCGCCGGCCCCGCCGACCCCGCCGGGACCACCGGGACCACCGAGACCACCGAGACCACCGGACCCCTGGAGGACCGATGACCACCCTGCGCACCCCGCGCCTGCCCCTGCCCGAGCTGCGCTCGGTCGAGCTGCCCGACCTGCGCCTGCCCGAGCTGCCCGACCTGCGCGAGCTGCGCAGCCTGGCCGACCGGCCCGAGCTGCGCCGCCCCGCGTACGCCCTCGCCGGCGCCGGCGACCTCGCCGTCGCCGCGCTGCGCGGCGTCCCCGCCCGCCTCGCCGGGCTGCGCGCCGAGGTGCCGGCGCCCCGCGCCGCCGCCGAGCAGGCCGCCGGGCAGCTGGCCGCGGCGTACGACGGCCTGGCCGCCCGCGGCGAGGACCTCGTGACCCGCGTGCGCCGCCAGCCGGCCGTGCGCGAGGTGCAGGAGCGGGTCGAGGCGACCGAGCGGGCCGCGGAGTCCACCGTCGCCACCGCCCGCAAGGGCGCGGCGCGCACCCGCCGCTCCGCCGAGGGCACGGCGAACGCCGCGCGCCGCACCGCCGCCAGCGCCCGCCGCGCCGCGAAGCAGTCCGCCGACCAGGTGGGCTGACCCGCTCGCGGGGTACGGCGCGGGCCCCCGCGCCGTACCCTGGTCGGGTGGAACCCTTCCAGGCCGTCGCCGGTGTGCAGAACGTCGTCGTGCTCGCGCTGCTCGCGCTGCAGGTCGGCGTCAAGGTGTTCGCGCTGGTCGACGCCCTGCGCCACCGGTCCGAGCTCTACCCGGCCGCCGGCAAGCGCACCAAGGGCCTGTGGCTCGCGATCCTCGGCGTCACCCTCGCCGTGCAGGTCGCGATCCTCTACCCGCTGAACTTCCTCAACATCATCGGCCTCGTCGCCGCGGCGGTCTACCTCGTCGACGTGCGCCCGGCCCTGCGCTCCCTCACCGGGCGCGGCGGCGCGGGCGGGCAGCACATGGGCCCGTACGGCCCCTGGTGACGCTCCCGCCGCCCGCGCCGGTCGTGCGGGCGGGGGCCGGGCACCCGGTGGCGGTGGTGCCGCTGCCGGCCGGCGCGCGCGTCGTGCTCGACCCGGCGCCGCTGCCGGTCGACCCAGCCCTGCTCGCGGCCGGGGCCGCCCACCGCGACGCCGTCCTGGCCCGCAGCCCCGGCACGTTCGACGGCGCCCTCCTCGCGCTCTGGAGCGCGTCGGAGGACGGCCTGGTCGTCCGGCCCTCGTCCTACTTCGCGATGCTCGCCACCTGCGACGCGCTGCGGGCCGAGGCGCAGCACGACCCCGACGGGCCGTTGCGCCGCCGCGCGCTCGCCGCGGCGGGGGACCCGTGGACCAGCGGCGCCGGGCGCGCCGCGGCGGTCGGGGTGTCCGTCGCGTGCACGGTCCCCGTGGGCGGGCGGGCGCACCTCGTCCTGGGCCGGCGCCGCGCCGGCCTCGCCGCCGACCCCGGCGCCTGGCACGTGGCCCCGTCCGGGATGCTCGAGGACGGCGCCCCCGACCCGCTCGCGGCGACCGTCGCCACCGAGCTGCGCGAGGAGCTCGGCGTCGTGCTCGACGCCGCGGACGTCGCGCGACGGCTGGTGGTGCTCGGGCTCGCGCACGACGTGCGGCGCCTGCGCCCCGACGTCTGCGTCCGGCTCGACCTGCGGGCCGGGGAGGTCCCGCCCGGCGGGCCGCACCCGCACCCGTCCGAGTACGACGACCGCGACCTCGTCCCGCTCGACGCGCTGCCCGCGCTGTGGGCCCGCCGCCCGCCGGGGACCCTCACCGCCCCCGCCGCCGGCACCCTGGCCCTGCTGGGGGCGTAGGCGCGGGGCGCAGGTCCCTCAGCCCGCCAGCAGGCCGCGCATCCGCTCGATCTCGGCGGTCTGGGTGGCGATGACGTGGTCGGACATCTCCTCGACCTGCACGTCCGCGCCGCCCGTCGCCCGCAGCTGCTCGGCCATGGTGAGCGCGCCCTCGTGGTGCGCGATCATGAGCTCGAGGAACATCCGGTCGAACGCGGCGCCGCTCGCGGCCTCGAGCTGCTCCATCTGCTCGGGCGTGGCCATCCCCGGCATGCCCTCGTGACCGGCGTGGTCCCCGTGCCCCTCGTGCCCGCCGTGCCCGCCGTGCCCCCCGTCCTCGCCCGGCACCTGCACCCCCGCGCGCTCGGCCTCGGCCGGCACCGGGAGGTCCGCCGCCTGCAGCCACGCGGCCATCTGGTGCACCTCGGGCCCCTGCGACGCCGCGATGCGCGCGGCGAGCGAGGCCACGGACGGGTCCTGCGCCCGGTCGGGCGCCAGCGCCGCCATCTCCAGGGCCTGCGCGTGGTGCGGGACCATCGTCGTCACGAACTCCGCGTCCGCGGCGTTGTGCTGCGGCGCCGGCGCGAGCGACCCGGTGCCCGTGCGGTTGGGCTCGCCGGGGCGCCCGGGCAGGACCTCCACGGCCCCGTCGGGCGTGCCCGTGGGCGCCGGCGCGGAGGAGGGCGCCGCGGCCGGCGACCCGGCCGCGTCCGTGCCCGCGCCGGAGCAGCCGGCGCCGAGCAGCGCCACGCCCGCCGCCAGCGCGAGCGCGCCCGCCCGGCGCCCGAGCCTGCCCCCGGGCCGTCCCGCCGTGCCTCGACCGGGCCGCCGCCCGCCTGCCGCCATGCGGTCCTCCGGTGCTGCTCGACGACGGTGCGTAGGTGCCTGCAGCACCGTCCGTGCGGAAATGGGGTCTGTTCCCGCGGCCCAACCTACGACATAGTGCGGTGCACCACACCGCACTCCGTCGCCCGTGCGACGGACGAGTGAAGGCAGGTCGAATGACGCGAACCAACCGCGCGCCCGGGGGCCGTACCCGGCTCGGCGCGCTCGTCGGCGCGGGGACGCTCGTCGCCGGGCTCGCCACCGCGCTGGTGCCGGCCACCCTGGCCACCGCGGCGCCGGACGACTGCGAGCAGGGCCAGGCGGTGCAGCGCACGGCGGACTTCCTGCAGCGATGCCTGCCGGGCGAGGCGCCCGCCGAGGGTGCGGCCGCCAAGGCCGAGGCCAAGGCCGCCGGCGTGCTCCCCGAGGGCGCGCAGGCCAGCAAGCGCATGGCGCTGCTCGCCAACATCCCGAAGGCCGGCGCCTTCGCCCAGGAGTCGTCCTTCAACAGCGACATCGCCTTCCAGGGCGACTACGCCTTCATCGGCAACTACGACGGCTTCGTGATCTACGACGTCAAGAACCCGGCCCGGCCGCAGCGCGTCACCCAGGTCGTGTGCCCGGGCTCGCAGAACGACGTGTCGGTCATGGGCGACCTGCTGTTCCTGTCGACCGACTCGCGGCGCACGGACGACTCGTGCCAGAGCGGCCCGGCGGCGCCGATCAGCACGACCGACCCGACCCAGGTCCTCACGGACTACTGGGAGGGCATCAAGGTCTTCGACATCAGCGACGTCAAGGGCCCGCGCTACGTCGCGGCCGTCGAGACCGACTGCGGCTCGCACACCCACACGCTCGTGCCCGACAAGGCCGGCGAGACGGCGTACCTCTACGTCAGCAGCTACTCGCCGTCGCCCCAGCTCGCGGACTGCCAGCCCCCGCACGACAAGATCAGCATCGTCGAGGTCCCGCTCGACGACCCGGCCTCGGCGAGGGTCGCGGCCGAGCCGGTGCTCTTCCCGCGCGGCGGCAACCCGGGCAGCGGCCCGACCAAGCAGAACCCCAACGGCTGGTCCGCGACGACCGGCTGCCACGACATCACCGCGTACCCGGAGAAGGACATCGCGGCCGGCGCCTGCATGGGCGACGGCGTCCTCTGGGACATCTCCGACCGCCTCGCCCCGAAGGTCATCGACCAGGTCCGGGACAACAAGAACTTCTCGTTCTGGCACTCGGCGACCTTCAACAACGCCGGCACCAAGGTCGTCTTCACCGACGAGCTCGGCGGCGGCGGCGCGCCGACCTGCAACCCGCAGGTGGGCCCGAACCGCGGCGCGGACGGCATCTACGACATCGAGGGCGAGGGCCGCGACAGCGAGCTCGTCTTCAAGTCGTACTACAAGATCCCGCGGGCGCAGTCCGACACCGAGAACTGCGTGGCGCACAACGGCTCGCTGATCCCGGTCGAGGGCCGCGACATCATGGTCCAGGCCTGGTACCAGGGCGGCATCTCCGTCTTCGACTTCACCGACTCGGAGAACCCGGTCGAGCTCGCGTGGTTCGACCGCGGCGCCCTCGACGACGAGCGCCTCGTGCTCGGCGGCTCGTGGTCGGCGTACTGGTACAACGGCAAGATCATCTCCAGCGACATCCAGAAGGGCCTCGACGTCCTCGACGTCCGGCACCCGCTGGTCAACGGCGCGAAGTCCTACCGCTACGAGCAGGAGCACTTCAACCCGCAGTCGCAGCCGCAGTACTGACGGCTCGGCAGCACCGCCCGACCCGCACCACCCCGGCGGCCCGGTCCCTCCCTCGCGGGAGGGGCCGGGCCGCCGCTCGCTAGGGTGAGCCGCATGGCCGACGCCCCGTACACCCTGGTGCTGCTCCGCCACGGCGAGAGCGAGTGGAACGAGAAGAACCTCTTCACCGGGTGGGTCGACGTCGACCTCACCGAGAAGGGCCGCGGGGAGGCGCTGCGCGGCGGCCGGCTGCTGCGCGAGCAGGGCCTGCTGCCCGACGTCTGCCACACGAGCGTGCTGCGGCGGGCGATCAAGACCTCGGTGCTCGCGCTCGACGAGGCCGACCGGCACTGGGTGCCCGTCCGGCGCTCGTGGCGGCTCAACGAGCGGCACTACGGCGCCCTGCAGGGCAAGGACAAGGCGCAGACGCTCGCCGAGTTCGGCGAGGAGCAGTTCATGCTCTGGCGCCGCTCCTACGACACGCCCCCGCCGCCGCTCGCCGACGACGCCGAGTTCAGCCAGGTCGGCGACGCGCGCTACCTCGACCTGCCGCCGGAGGTGCTGCCGCGCACCGAGTGCCTCGCCGACGTCGTGGTGCGGATGCTGCCCTACTGGTACGACGCCGTCGTCCCCGACCTGCGCCGCGGCCAGACCGTCCTCGTCGCCGCGCACGGCAACTCCCTGCGCGCGCTCGTCAAGCACCTCGACGGCATCAGCGACACCG from the Vallicoccus soli genome contains:
- a CDS encoding DUF3152 domain-containing protein, with amino-acid sequence MPDPADPTPRPTPRPTPRPAPSAPGAPGRRRPGRPSAAVYRRRRLGVLAGLVAAGLVVTAGVRAAGGDEDAPAALVGTSGTSPAAGPTATAPPPTARTTPAARAPRPAPTPWTQDRPVEVPRSAGGSLGTYGLDLPATVEDGDTVRYAVEVERGLPFDGARFARAVHEILVDERGWQGVLGVRFVQVADRGAADLTVTLASPDRTDELCAPLLTYGRVSCWNGERAVINALRWGRGSETYGDDLEGYRRYLVAHEVGHGLGRHHVGCPEPGAPAPVMVQQTKSLEGCRANPYPATA
- a CDS encoding exodeoxyribonuclease III, whose translation is MRVATWNVNSVGARLPRLLGWLQEAAPDVVCLQETKCAADAFPAEQVAELGYATAAHGTSRWNGVALLSRVGLEDVRRGLDDEPGFPDPEARAVGATCGGVRLWSVYVPNGREPGHPHYAYKLAWLEALRATLAAELGPRPLAVLGDFNVAPTDADVWDAAAFAQSTHVTPPEREALGRLRALGLGDVVPRPGKGPHPFTYWDYRAGMFHKDLGMRIDLVYGDGAFTAAVRDAYVDREARKGKGPSDHAPVVVDLALDAPLPDPAAPPA
- a CDS encoding NAD-dependent epimerase/dehydratase family protein, whose protein sequence is MRVVVTGASGNLGTALLRRLVDGHDVVGVARRPPRGGEPYEGATWHALDLGDASAASRLREVVEGADAVVHLAWLFQPSHDTAYLERVGVGGSRAVVQAVRRAGVPHLVHLSSLGAYSPGPDDRRVDEAWPTGGVSSLAYSRHKVAVERLLDEVERDEADRPDDERLRIARMRPGIVLQGAAGSALLRYGLPAWVPSSVVRHVPVLPLDRSLVFQAVHTDDVADALVRVLERRAEGAFNLVADPPVTRDLIAEVLGARAVHVPYPVVRAAAAAAWQARLQPLDPGWIDLAFAVPLLEAARAREVLGWEPATDARSALAEAVAAMGAGAGTTSPVLRPRRVLDELARAVRSAPKATRKET
- a CDS encoding helix-turn-helix domain-containing protein, with translation MARIDVGSLGSLQGSVGDYIREQRRSAQWSLRQLADAAGVSNPYLSQIERGLRKPSAEILQQIAKALRISAETLYVRAGFLEEREGGHEVVTAILADPVLTQRQKRVLLDIHASFRREALSEAAGAVDEPTADPEDPAADPAGPADPAGTTGTTETTETTGPLEDR
- a CDS encoding DUF2516 family protein, encoding MEPFQAVAGVQNVVVLALLALQVGVKVFALVDALRHRSELYPAAGKRTKGLWLAILGVTLAVQVAILYPLNFLNIIGLVAAAVYLVDVRPALRSLTGRGGAGGQHMGPYGPW
- a CDS encoding NUDIX domain-containing protein, producing MTLPPPAPVVRAGAGHPVAVVPLPAGARVVLDPAPLPVDPALLAAGAAHRDAVLARSPGTFDGALLALWSASEDGLVVRPSSYFAMLATCDALRAEAQHDPDGPLRRRALAAAGDPWTSGAGRAAAVGVSVACTVPVGGRAHLVLGRRRAGLAADPGAWHVAPSGMLEDGAPDPLAATVATELREELGVVLDAADVARRLVVLGLAHDVRRLRPDVCVRLDLRAGEVPPGGPHPHPSEYDDRDLVPLDALPALWARRPPGTLTAPAAGTLALLGA
- a CDS encoding DUF305 domain-containing protein; amino-acid sequence: MAAGGRRPGRGTAGRPGGRLGRRAGALALAAGVALLGAGCSGAGTDAAGSPAAAPSSAPAPTGTPDGAVEVLPGRPGEPNRTGTGSLAPAPQHNAADAEFVTTMVPHHAQALEMAALAPDRAQDPSVASLAARIAASQGPEVHQMAAWLQAADLPVPAEAERAGVQVPGEDGGHGGHGGHEGHGDHAGHEGMPGMATPEQMEQLEAASGAAFDRMFLELMIAHHEGALTMAEQLRATGGADVQVEEMSDHVIATQTAEIERMRGLLAG
- a CDS encoding LVIVD repeat-containing protein, with amino-acid sequence MTRTNRAPGGRTRLGALVGAGTLVAGLATALVPATLATAAPDDCEQGQAVQRTADFLQRCLPGEAPAEGAAAKAEAKAAGVLPEGAQASKRMALLANIPKAGAFAQESSFNSDIAFQGDYAFIGNYDGFVIYDVKNPARPQRVTQVVCPGSQNDVSVMGDLLFLSTDSRRTDDSCQSGPAAPISTTDPTQVLTDYWEGIKVFDISDVKGPRYVAAVETDCGSHTHTLVPDKAGETAYLYVSSYSPSPQLADCQPPHDKISIVEVPLDDPASARVAAEPVLFPRGGNPGSGPTKQNPNGWSATTGCHDITAYPEKDIAAGACMGDGVLWDISDRLAPKVIDQVRDNKNFSFWHSATFNNAGTKVVFTDELGGGGAPTCNPQVGPNRGADGIYDIEGEGRDSELVFKSYYKIPRAQSDTENCVAHNGSLIPVEGRDIMVQAWYQGGISVFDFTDSENPVELAWFDRGALDDERLVLGGSWSAYWYNGKIISSDIQKGLDVLDVRHPLVNGAKSYRYEQEHFNPQSQPQY
- a CDS encoding phosphoglyceromutase → MADAPYTLVLLRHGESEWNEKNLFTGWVDVDLTEKGRGEALRGGRLLREQGLLPDVCHTSVLRRAIKTSVLALDEADRHWVPVRRSWRLNERHYGALQGKDKAQTLAEFGEEQFMLWRRSYDTPPPPLADDAEFSQVGDARYLDLPPEVLPRTECLADVVVRMLPYWYDAVVPDLRRGQTVLVAAHGNSLRALVKHLDGISDTDIAGLNIPTGIPLVYRLDADLRPTVPGGEYLDPEAAATAAAAVAAQGRKR